The Macaca thibetana thibetana isolate TM-01 chromosome 19, ASM2454274v1, whole genome shotgun sequence genome has a segment encoding these proteins:
- the SELENOV gene encoding selenoprotein V translates to MNNQARTPAPSSARTSTSVRASTPTRTPTPLRTPTPVRTRTPIRTQTPVLTPSPARLPALVQPPAPAHIPTQVPTPALARIPGLVPPPARAWIPTPVPTPARVRNPTPVPTPARTLTPPVRVPAPAPAPAPDPAQVLAGIRTALPALDSYPAPALSLDSPPEPAPEPPLSPEEDPEPAPSLKFIPSVSSEAGPALGPLPAHTPLAAKSSGPTLDFTFRADPSATGLADPHIPSPVPAPILGTIPSALSLQNSTETLVSTSENFALDKRVLIRVTYCGLUSYSLRYILLKNSLEQQFPSHLLFEEDRAAQATGEFEVFVNGRLVHSKKRGDGFVNESGLQKIVSVIYEEIKKR, encoded by the exons ATGAATAACCAGGCGCGGACCCCAGCCCCCTCCTCGGCGCGGACCTCAACCTCAGTCCGGGCTTCTACCCCGACCCGGACACCGACTCCACTCCGGACCCCGACTCCAGTCCGGACTCGGACCCCCATCCGGACCCAGACTCCAGTCCTGACTCCGTCTCCGGCCCGGCTTCCCGCTCTGGTCCAGCCTCCCGCTCCAGCCCACATCCCCACTCAGGTCCCGACTCCCGCTCTGGCCCGGATACCCGGTCTGGTTCCGCCTCCTGCTCGGGCCTGGATCCCTACTCCGGTCCCGACTCCTGCTCGCGTCCGGAACCCAACTCCAGTCCCGACTCCGGCTCGGACCCTGACTCCTCCAGTCCgggtcccagccccagccccagccccagccccagaccCCGCCCAGGTCCTGGCGGGGATTCGGACCGCGCTCCCCGCCTTGGACTCCTACCCGGCCCCGGCCCTATCTTTGGATTCGCCCCCGGAACCTGCTCCGGAGCCGCCTTTGTCGCCCGAGGAGGACCCTGAGCCGGCCCCGAGCCTGAAGTTCATCCCGTCGGTCTCCAGCGAGGCCGGGCCCGCCCTGGGGCCACTTCCCGCTCACACTCCTCTGGCCGCGAAATCATCCGGGCCCACCCTGGACTTCACCTTCAGGGCAGACCCGTCGGCCACTGGGCTGGCAGATCCCCACATTCCCAGCCCTGTCCCCGCGCCCATCCTGGGGACCATCCCGTCGGCCCTCTCCTTACAGAATTCTACGGAAACCTTGGTCTCCACCAGCGAGAACTTCGCGCTGGACAAGAGGGTCCTGATTCGAGTGACCTACTG TGGCCTCTGAAGCTATAGCCTTCGG TACATTCTACTGAAAAACAGCCTGGAGCAGCAATTTCCAAGTCACCTACTCTTT gaggaagacagagctGCCCAGGCTACAGGGGAGTTTGAGGTGTTTGTGAACGGGAGACTGGTCCATTCCAAGAAG AGGGGTGATGGCTTTGTGAACGAGTCTGGGCTGCAGAAAATTGTGAGCGTCATCTATGAGGAGATCAAGAAAAGGTAG
- the EID2B gene encoding EP300-interacting inhibitor of differentiation 2B, translating into MAESTGLLEMSELPGDSSVPQVGTASGVSDILQGAVGGGVRVQESREGLVAEATRSMARVPSPVPEPIPSSVPGLASAPDPHQQLAFLEINRQLLFREYLDGSSMIPVRLLRDFEERRRLFVEGCRAREAAFDADPPQMDFAAVAFTVALTASEALSPLAD; encoded by the coding sequence ATGGCGGAGTCGACTGGACTGTTGGAGATGTCTGAGCTCCCCGGAGACAGCAGTGTCCCACAGGTGGGCACAGCGAGTGGCGTCAGCGACATACTGCAGGGGGCAGTCGGCGGCGGGGTTCGGGTGCAGGAGTCCCGGGAAGGCCTAGTGGCCGAAGCTACGCGGTCCATGGCGCGGGTGCCGAGCCCTGTGCCCGAGCCCATCCCCAGCAGCGTCCCGGGCCTGGCGTCCGCGCCAGACCCCCATCAGCAGCTCGCTTTCTTAGAAATTAACCGGCAGCTCTTGTTCCGCGAGTATCTGGATGGTAGCTCCATGATTCCGGTCAGATTACTACGGGATTTCGAGGAACGCCGCAGGCTGTTCGTGGAAGGCTGCAGGGCGAGGGAAGCAGCCTTTGACGCGGATCCACCGCAGATGGACTTCGCTGCTGTCGCGTTTACTGTAGCGCTGACTGCCTCCGAGGCCCTCAGTCCTCTGGCCGACTGA